Proteins from a single region of Azospira inquinata:
- a CDS encoding phenylacetate--CoA ligase family protein has protein sequence MAIALQSTAPDPAYWDQKLETQSRADWDRLKLDLLKSHLRHAYLGSPYYHRTWDAAGVHPDQVKSLDDLRRFPFIDKKLVRDRQIAVPPFGDLVAVPERDIVYISASSGSTGVPTASPFTAQDFDDWIDYEARQFWSSGLRPTDRYCHSLNFSLFVGGPCVLGAQKLGALTVHAGTLPSEKLLAILQQFQATTIWTTPSYAWYLGETAIKQGLDIQKDLAVNKVIVCGEPGGSIPETRSRIEALWGADVYDYYGLSDIFGSCAGMCEEKDGLHWAEDHILVEVLDPKTGEPVADGERGELVLTTLKKSARPMIRFRTNDIVSFTKEPCRCGRTSMRMLGVHGRLDDMLIIKGVNVFPSDVEAIVRKDHALYTGEYRLILERVNHLDRLTVEVEKSHLYQGSDADLAARFKTSLKAVTGIMGEVSILAPETLPRATHKAKRVEDRRTGVWS, from the coding sequence ATGGCTATCGCCCTCCAATCCACCGCCCCCGATCCCGCCTACTGGGATCAGAAGCTGGAGACCCAAAGCCGGGCCGATTGGGATCGACTCAAACTGGATCTGCTCAAGAGCCACCTGCGCCACGCTTACCTGGGCTCCCCCTACTACCACCGCACCTGGGACGCCGCCGGGGTCCATCCGGATCAGGTCAAAAGCCTGGATGACCTGCGCCGCTTCCCCTTTATCGACAAAAAGCTGGTGCGGGACCGGCAGATTGCCGTGCCGCCCTTTGGCGATTTGGTCGCTGTGCCGGAACGGGACATCGTCTATATCTCCGCTTCCAGCGGCTCCACCGGAGTGCCCACCGCCTCCCCCTTCACGGCCCAGGACTTTGACGACTGGATCGATTATGAAGCTCGCCAGTTCTGGTCCAGCGGCCTGCGCCCCACGGACCGCTACTGCCACTCCCTGAACTTTTCCCTCTTCGTCGGCGGTCCCTGCGTCCTGGGGGCCCAGAAGCTGGGCGCCCTGACCGTCCACGCAGGCACCCTGCCCTCGGAAAAACTCCTGGCCATCCTGCAACAGTTCCAGGCCACCACCATCTGGACCACCCCGTCCTACGCCTGGTATCTGGGGGAAACCGCCATCAAGCAGGGCCTGGATATCCAGAAAGATCTGGCGGTAAATAAGGTCATTGTCTGCGGCGAACCCGGCGGCTCCATTCCGGAAACCCGCAGCCGCATCGAAGCCCTGTGGGGCGCCGATGTTTATGACTACTACGGCCTTTCCGACATTTTCGGTTCCTGCGCCGGGATGTGCGAGGAAAAGGACGGCCTCCACTGGGCGGAAGACCACATTCTGGTGGAGGTGCTGGACCCCAAGACCGGGGAACCGGTGGCGGACGGGGAACGGGGAGAACTGGTGCTCACCACCCTGAAAAAGTCCGCTCGGCCCATGATCCGCTTCCGCACCAACGACATTGTCTCCTTCACCAAGGAGCCCTGCCGCTGCGGCCGGACCTCCATGCGCATGCTGGGGGTACACGGGCGCCTGGACGACATGCTCATCATCAAGGGGGTGAATGTGTTCCCCAGCGATGTGGAAGCCATTGTGCGCAAGGACCACGCCCTCTACACCGGGGAATACCGGCTCATCCTGGAACGGGTGAATCACCTGGACCGGCTCACCGTGGAAGTGGAAAAAAGCCACCTCTACCAGGGCAGCGACGCCGACCTAGCGGCCCGCTTCAAGACCAGCCTGAAGGCGGTCACCGGGATTATGGGAGAAGTCTCCATCCTGGCCCCGGAAACCCTGCCCCGGGCCACCCACAAGGCCAAACGGGTGGAAGACCGGCGCACCGGGGTGTGGAGCTAG
- the panC gene encoding pantoate--beta-alanine ligase produces MQVLSAVSALRAALGDRQGIVLVPTMGNLHDGHISLMQQARQHGQTVIASVFVNPLQFGPKEDFAAYPRTLEADQAKLEAAGVDFLFAPGVEDLYPEPQTYRVEVPEIQHWLEGETRPGHFVGAATVVLKLFNIVQPQAALFGKKDYQQLMILRNMARQFALPIRIIGGEIVRAPDGLALSSRNGYLTAAERAEAPRLHQELSQLADAVRRGERDFPRLEAATAAALDSHGWKTDYVSVRRQADLQPPGSDDPALVVLAASRLGKTRLIDNIEI; encoded by the coding sequence ATGCAAGTGCTTTCCGCCGTCTCCGCCCTGCGGGCCGCCCTGGGGGACCGGCAGGGAATCGTCCTGGTACCCACCATGGGCAACCTCCACGACGGTCATATTTCCCTCATGCAACAGGCGCGTCAGCACGGCCAGACCGTGATCGCCAGCGTTTTTGTCAATCCCCTCCAGTTCGGGCCCAAAGAAGACTTCGCCGCCTATCCCCGCACCCTGGAAGCGGATCAGGCCAAGCTGGAAGCCGCCGGGGTGGATTTTCTCTTCGCCCCCGGGGTGGAAGACCTCTATCCGGAACCCCAGACCTATCGGGTGGAAGTGCCGGAAATCCAGCACTGGCTGGAAGGGGAAACCCGGCCCGGCCACTTTGTCGGTGCCGCCACCGTGGTGCTCAAGCTCTTCAACATCGTCCAGCCCCAGGCCGCCCTGTTCGGCAAAAAGGATTATCAGCAGCTCATGATCCTGCGCAACATGGCCCGCCAGTTCGCCCTGCCCATCCGCATCATCGGCGGGGAAATCGTCCGGGCCCCGGACGGTCTGGCCCTCTCCTCCCGGAACGGCTACCTGACGGCGGCAGAGCGAGCGGAAGCTCCCCGTCTGCATCAGGAACTGAGCCAGCTGGCGGATGCGGTACGCCGGGGAGAACGGGATTTCCCCCGCCTGGAAGCTGCCACGGCCGCCGCTCTTGACAGCCATGGCTGGAAAACTGACTATGTTTCCGTGCGGCGCCAAGCCGACCTCCAGCCTCCCGGCAGCGATGACCCAGCCCTTGTGGTTTTGGCCGCTTCCCGTCTCGGCAAGACTCGACTCATTGATAACATTGAGATTTGA
- a CDS encoding NYN domain-containing protein, which yields MAAAADTINMAVFCDFENVALGVRDAQYERFDIKPVLERLLVKGNIVVKKAYCDWERYKGFKAGMHEANFELIEIPHVRQSGKNSADIRLVVDALDLCYTKAHVDAFVIISGDSDFSPLVSKLRENAKRVIGVGVKQSTSDLLIANCDEFIFYDDLVRQREAKHARKEAQAPREPRKVEGEGKEEGKRRDDLETRRNKGVELAATTFEDLMAERDDSDRIWASVLKEAIKRRSPGFNESYYGFRAFGNLLEEAQNRGLLTFGRDEKSGAYVMRHQGAPLVKADSQLRPAHPVHEVTEVELASAPEEAPVSVAAPESTPEPQVTQAPVSAPVAKEGGREGARSTSRRRRRNTRSPDVKGAYVPGQEEDISPAEAAAPGSSSEEVSAPAEAPRAAAPTPVVEEAASAPAPAKSRNSRSAGSKTGKTGKKTSGTQNSRRRKSDAPVVSEGAATPSPAPVSAAPASAAPEGSGEAAPAGKKPRARRPRKAKAATE from the coding sequence ATGGCTGCTGCCGCCGATACCATCAACATGGCCGTTTTCTGCGACTTCGAGAACGTCGCCCTGGGGGTGCGGGACGCCCAGTACGAGCGTTTCGACATTAAGCCGGTGCTGGAGCGCCTGCTGGTCAAGGGCAATATCGTGGTGAAAAAGGCCTACTGCGACTGGGAGCGCTATAAAGGCTTCAAGGCGGGGATGCACGAAGCCAATTTCGAACTCATCGAAATTCCCCACGTGCGCCAGTCCGGCAAAAACTCCGCCGATATCCGGCTGGTGGTAGATGCCCTGGACCTTTGCTACACCAAAGCCCACGTGGATGCCTTCGTGATCATTTCCGGAGACTCGGATTTCTCCCCCCTGGTTTCCAAGCTGCGGGAAAACGCCAAACGGGTGATTGGGGTGGGGGTGAAACAATCCACCTCCGACCTGCTCATCGCCAACTGCGACGAATTCATTTTCTACGACGATCTGGTGCGCCAGCGGGAAGCCAAGCATGCCCGCAAGGAAGCCCAGGCCCCCCGGGAGCCCCGCAAGGTGGAAGGGGAGGGCAAGGAAGAAGGCAAGCGCCGGGACGACCTGGAAACCCGGCGCAACAAGGGGGTGGAGCTGGCGGCCACTACCTTCGAGGATCTCATGGCGGAGCGGGACGACAGCGACCGCATCTGGGCCTCCGTGCTTAAGGAGGCCATCAAGCGCCGCAGCCCGGGCTTCAACGAGTCCTACTACGGCTTCCGGGCCTTCGGCAATCTGCTGGAAGAAGCCCAAAACCGGGGCCTGCTCACTTTTGGCCGGGACGAAAAATCCGGGGCCTATGTGATGCGCCACCAGGGGGCGCCCCTGGTGAAGGCCGATAGCCAGCTCCGTCCGGCCCACCCGGTCCACGAGGTGACGGAAGTGGAATTGGCCAGTGCGCCGGAAGAAGCGCCGGTGTCGGTGGCCGCCCCGGAAAGCACCCCTGAGCCTCAGGTCACCCAGGCGCCCGTTAGCGCTCCCGTGGCCAAGGAAGGGGGCCGGGAGGGGGCTCGCAGCACTTCCCGGCGCCGTCGCCGCAATACCCGTTCCCCGGACGTGAAGGGAGCCTACGTGCCCGGCCAGGAAGAGGACATTAGCCCGGCGGAGGCCGCTGCGCCGGGGTCGAGCTCGGAGGAAGTCTCTGCCCCCGCCGAAGCCCCTCGGGCCGCAGCTCCCACCCCGGTGGTAGAAGAGGCTGCCTCCGCTCCGGCTCCGGCTAAGTCCCGAAACTCAAGAAGCGCGGGTTCCAAGACGGGGAAAACCGGGAAGAAAACCTCCGGCACCCAAAATTCCCGGCGCCGGAAAAGTGACGCTCCCGTCGTCAGCGAAGGGGCCGCCACGCCCAGTCCTGCCCCGGTAAGCGCTGCGCCTGCCAGTGCCGCCCCGGAAGGGAGCGGGGAAGCCGCCCCTGCCGGGAAAAAGCCCCGGGCCCGCCGTCCCCGCAAGGCCAAGGCCGCCACGGAATAA
- the folK gene encoding 2-amino-4-hydroxy-6-hydroxymethyldihydropteridine diphosphokinase, with protein MTSSSPYAHRAYVALGANLNDPVAQLQAAVAALDELPDSALVRRSSFYRTAPVGVRNQPDFINGVAELATDLDPHRLLATLLEVEARFGRVRSYPNAPRTLDLDLLLYDQAVVHTPDLILPHPRLHLRAFVLVPLGEIAPDLALPGRGRLAAWLPAVANQRIDRLATPAP; from the coding sequence GTGACCTCTTCCTCCCCTTACGCCCACCGGGCCTATGTGGCCCTGGGGGCCAACCTGAATGATCCGGTAGCCCAGTTGCAGGCGGCCGTGGCCGCCCTGGACGAACTCCCGGACAGCGCCCTGGTACGCCGCTCTTCCTTTTACCGCACCGCCCCCGTGGGCGTACGCAACCAGCCGGATTTCATCAACGGCGTGGCGGAACTGGCCACGGACCTGGACCCCCACCGGCTTCTGGCCACCCTCCTGGAGGTGGAAGCCCGTTTCGGCCGGGTGCGGTCCTACCCCAATGCCCCCCGTACCCTGGATCTGGACCTGTTGCTCTATGACCAGGCGGTGGTCCATACCCCGGACCTGATCCTGCCCCATCCCCGCCTCCATCTGCGGGCCTTCGTCCTGGTGCCCCTGGGGGAAATCGCCCCCGATCTGGCCCTACCGGGCCGGGGCCGCCTGGCCGCTTGGCTGCCCGCAGTTGCCAATCAACGCATTGATCGCCTGGCGACGCCAGCGCCCTGA
- a CDS encoding methyl-accepting chemotaxis protein, with protein MGIFGTSAREQQLENQNAALQAEADQLRQRLNALESEQQALTERCNRSELQAAQSAHLLENMARFGDSLLHSQDTIALMATTLREEKSEAVSAGHITEGSQDLMHRISADLVNLADHSRSAMTQMNGLNVNAEKIGGILNLIKEVADQTNLLALNAAIEAARAGEAGRGFAVVADEVRKLAERTTKATHDISILVDAIQQDTHAAHTTIATLAEQAESFGSDGAKATESLDNIIGLSKRIEQALAVSALRSFTELAKMDHLVFKFEVYKAFMGASGKSAEDFSSHTTCRLGKWYYQGEGRDCFSQLDGYAAMEGPHQQVHQTGKAALEKLKTGDFVGGVTLLEEMETSSHGVLDCLERMAQAGAASPDILCMSHD; from the coding sequence TTGGGAATTTTTGGAACCAGCGCCCGGGAACAACAACTGGAAAACCAGAACGCCGCTTTGCAGGCGGAGGCAGATCAGCTGCGCCAGCGCTTAAACGCCCTGGAATCGGAGCAGCAGGCCCTGACGGAGCGTTGCAACCGCAGTGAGCTCCAGGCCGCCCAAAGTGCCCACCTTCTGGAAAACATGGCCCGTTTCGGGGACAGCCTGCTCCATTCCCAGGACACCATCGCCCTCATGGCCACCACCCTGCGGGAAGAAAAATCCGAGGCGGTAAGCGCTGGCCACATCACGGAAGGCAGCCAGGACCTGATGCACCGCATCAGCGCCGATCTGGTCAATCTGGCGGACCATTCCCGTTCCGCCATGACCCAGATGAACGGCCTCAACGTCAATGCGGAAAAAATCGGCGGCATCCTCAACCTGATTAAGGAAGTGGCAGATCAGACCAATCTGCTGGCCCTGAATGCGGCCATTGAAGCCGCCCGGGCAGGGGAAGCGGGCCGGGGCTTCGCCGTGGTGGCGGACGAGGTACGCAAGCTGGCGGAGCGCACCACCAAGGCCACCCACGACATTTCCATCCTGGTGGATGCCATCCAGCAGGACACCCACGCGGCCCACACCACCATCGCCACCCTGGCAGAGCAAGCGGAATCCTTCGGCAGCGACGGAGCCAAGGCCACGGAAAGCCTGGACAACATCATCGGCCTCTCCAAGCGCATTGAGCAGGCCCTGGCGGTCTCCGCCCTGCGCAGCTTCACCGAGCTAGCCAAGATGGACCACCTGGTCTTCAAATTCGAGGTGTACAAGGCCTTCATGGGGGCCAGTGGCAAATCGGCGGAAGACTTCTCCAGCCATACCACCTGCCGCCTGGGCAAATGGTATTACCAGGGGGAAGGGCGGGACTGCTTCTCCCAACTGGATGGCTATGCCGCCATGGAAGGCCCTCATCAACAGGTGCACCAGACCGGCAAGGCTGCCCTGGAAAAGCTCAAGACCGGGGATTTTGTCGGCGGCGTGACTCTGCTGGAAGAGATGGAAACCTCCAGTCACGGGGTGCTGGACTGCCTGGAACGAATGGCCCAGGCCGGTGCGGCCAGTCCAGATATTCTCTGCATGAGCCATGACTAA
- the yiaY gene encoding L-threonine dehydrogenase encodes MTTSTFFIPSENIMGAGCLSDAVQVIRQKGFKKALIVTDKPLKELGVAGRVLSLLQGAGMDGVIYDGVKPNPTTANVDAGLALLKGDQCDFVISLGGGSPHDCAKGIALCAANGGKIADYEGVDQSAKPQLPLVSINTTAGTASEMTRFCIITDESRHVKMAIVDRHVTPILSVNDPELMAGMPKGLTAATGMDALTHAVEAYVSIAATPITDACALKAVRLIADNLRSAVANGADMGAREQMAYAQFLAGMAFNNASLGYVHAMAHQLGGFYDLPHGVCNAVLLPHVQEFNARDVAPRLKEVGEAMGLNLSGLTAEAGAKAAIQAIRQLSVDVGIPPNLTALGAKAEDIPTLAANAMKDACGLTNPRRASQAEIEGIFAAAM; translated from the coding sequence ATGACTACCAGTACTTTTTTTATTCCCAGCGAAAACATCATGGGGGCGGGTTGCCTCAGCGACGCCGTACAGGTTATCCGCCAGAAGGGCTTTAAGAAGGCCCTGATCGTCACCGACAAGCCCCTGAAGGAACTGGGGGTGGCGGGCCGGGTTCTGAGCCTGTTGCAAGGGGCCGGCATGGACGGCGTGATTTACGATGGGGTCAAACCCAACCCCACCACCGCCAATGTGGACGCCGGTCTGGCCCTGCTCAAGGGGGACCAGTGCGATTTCGTGATTTCCCTGGGGGGCGGGTCCCCCCACGACTGTGCCAAGGGCATCGCCCTCTGTGCGGCCAACGGCGGCAAGATCGCCGACTACGAGGGGGTGGATCAGTCCGCCAAGCCCCAGCTGCCCCTGGTGTCCATCAACACCACCGCCGGCACGGCCAGCGAAATGACCCGCTTCTGCATCATTACGGACGAATCCCGGCACGTGAAAATGGCCATTGTGGATCGTCACGTCACCCCCATTCTTTCCGTCAATGATCCGGAACTGATGGCTGGTATGCCCAAGGGCCTGACCGCTGCCACCGGTATGGATGCGTTGACCCACGCGGTGGAAGCCTATGTCTCCATCGCCGCCACCCCGATTACGGATGCCTGTGCCCTGAAGGCGGTGCGCCTGATTGCGGACAATCTGCGTAGTGCCGTGGCCAACGGGGCCGATATGGGCGCCCGGGAACAGATGGCCTACGCCCAGTTCCTGGCCGGGATGGCCTTCAACAACGCTTCCCTGGGCTACGTCCATGCCATGGCCCACCAGTTGGGCGGCTTCTACGATCTGCCCCACGGGGTCTGTAATGCGGTGCTCCTGCCCCATGTGCAGGAATTCAATGCCCGGGACGTGGCGCCCCGCTTGAAGGAAGTAGGGGAGGCCATGGGCCTGAACCTCTCCGGACTGACGGCAGAAGCCGGGGCCAAGGCGGCCATCCAGGCCATTCGCCAGCTCAGCGTGGATGTGGGCATTCCCCCCAACCTCACGGCCCTGGGCGCCAAGGCGGAAGACATTCCCACCCTGGCCGCCAATGCCATGAAGGATGCCTGCGGTCTGACCAATCCTCGGCGGGCCAGCCAGGCGGAAATCGAAGGGATTTTCGCCGCCGCCATGTAA
- the pcnB gene encoding polynucleotide adenylyltransferase PcnB, with product MIRKFLNRVFGKKDAPADPASDPAIIPFKRHGIKREHLSSGSRRVVETLQQRGFKAYVVGGAVRDLLAKLPPKDFDVATNATPEQVKSCFRRSRLIGRRFQIVHVMMGAETIEVTTFRAMHANNAPTDSFGRVLRDNEFGSMAEDAARRDFTVNALYYDPTEETIHDYHHGVADLQQKTLRMIGDPKVRYREDPVRMLRAVRLGAKLGLSIDPAARNPIREMGALLENVPAARLFDEMLKLFTSGHALACLRQLREEGLHRGLLPLLDVVLEQPEGKRFIALALENTDRRVREGKPISPGFLFATLLWNEVLAHWEKRKTEGERPIPALFEAMDEALEVQAEKLAITRRIAGDIKDIWALQPRFENRSGKRPYALLEQPRFKAGYDFLLLRAAAGEVDQELADWWKAFLQAEGDERHALLMPATSGDKNRRRRRRRKPAGAPDAPAQA from the coding sequence ATGATCCGCAAATTTCTCAACCGCGTTTTCGGCAAGAAAGACGCGCCCGCTGACCCTGCCAGCGACCCCGCCATCATTCCCTTCAAGCGCCACGGCATTAAACGGGAGCATCTCAGTTCCGGCAGTCGGCGGGTAGTGGAAACCCTGCAACAGCGGGGTTTCAAAGCCTACGTGGTAGGGGGAGCGGTGCGGGACCTGCTGGCCAAGCTGCCCCCCAAGGATTTCGACGTGGCCACCAATGCCACGCCGGAACAGGTCAAGTCCTGCTTCCGCCGCTCCCGCCTCATCGGCCGCCGCTTCCAGATCGTCCATGTGATGATGGGGGCGGAGACCATTGAGGTCACCACCTTCCGGGCCATGCACGCCAACAACGCCCCCACGGACAGCTTCGGCCGGGTGCTGCGGGACAATGAATTTGGCTCCATGGCGGAAGACGCAGCGCGCCGGGATTTCACCGTCAATGCCCTGTACTACGACCCCACGGAAGAAACCATCCACGACTACCACCACGGGGTGGCGGATCTGCAGCAGAAAACCCTGCGCATGATCGGTGATCCCAAGGTGCGCTATCGGGAAGACCCGGTGCGCATGCTCCGGGCGGTGCGCCTGGGGGCCAAGCTGGGCCTCTCCATCGACCCGGCGGCCCGCAACCCGATCCGGGAAATGGGAGCCCTGCTGGAAAACGTCCCCGCCGCCCGGCTCTTTGACGAAATGCTCAAGCTTTTCACCTCCGGCCATGCCCTGGCCTGCCTGCGCCAGCTGCGGGAAGAGGGGCTGCACCGGGGGCTCCTACCCCTGCTGGACGTGGTGCTGGAGCAGCCGGAAGGCAAGCGCTTCATCGCCCTGGCCCTGGAAAACACAGATCGCCGGGTGCGGGAAGGCAAGCCCATTTCCCCCGGCTTCCTGTTCGCCACCCTGCTCTGGAACGAGGTGCTGGCCCATTGGGAAAAGCGCAAGACGGAAGGGGAACGGCCCATTCCCGCCCTCTTTGAAGCCATGGACGAGGCTCTGGAAGTCCAGGCGGAAAAACTCGCCATCACCCGCCGCATCGCCGGGGACATCAAGGACATCTGGGCCCTCCAGCCCCGTTTTGAAAACCGCTCCGGCAAGCGCCCCTACGCCCTGCTGGAACAGCCCCGCTTCAAGGCGGGCTACGATTTCCTCCTGCTCCGGGCCGCCGCCGGGGAAGTGGACCAGGAACTGGCCGACTGGTGGAAAGCCTTTCTCCAGGCGGAAGGGGATGAACGCCACGCCCTGCTCATGCCCGCCACCAGCGGCGACAAGAACCGGCGTCGGCGGCGTCGCCGCAAACCCGCCGGTGCCCCGGACGCTCCCGCCCAGGCCTGA
- the panB gene encoding 3-methyl-2-oxobutanoate hydroxymethyltransferase, which yields MSAQTQTRRLTLADLAKMKASGEKIAMLTCYDASFARCCDAAGVDSLLIGDSLGMVVQGHDSTLPVTTEHMAYHTAAVARGSQRPLIVTDMSFGSYQESPAQALRNAVPLMAAGAQMVKLEGGREMAPTVQFLTARGVPVCGHIGLTPQSVHQLGGYRVQGRDEAAAARVLDDAQAIAAAGASLLVLEAIPAPLAERISATLTIPTIGIGASPACAGQVLVLQDMLDVAPGKKARFVRNFMAGQPSIGAAVAAYVQAVKDGSFPAPEHCY from the coding sequence ATGTCCGCCCAGACCCAGACCCGTCGTCTGACCCTCGCCGACCTGGCCAAAATGAAGGCCAGCGGCGAAAAAATCGCCATGCTCACCTGCTACGACGCCAGCTTTGCCCGCTGCTGCGACGCCGCCGGAGTGGATTCCCTGTTGATCGGTGATTCCCTGGGCATGGTGGTCCAGGGCCACGATTCCACCCTGCCCGTGACCACGGAACACATGGCCTATCACACCGCCGCCGTGGCCCGGGGCAGCCAGCGCCCCCTCATCGTTACCGACATGTCCTTCGGCAGCTACCAGGAATCCCCGGCCCAAGCCCTGCGCAACGCCGTGCCCCTGATGGCCGCCGGCGCCCAGATGGTGAAGCTGGAAGGGGGCCGGGAAATGGCCCCCACGGTGCAATTTCTCACCGCCCGGGGCGTTCCGGTCTGCGGTCACATCGGCCTTACCCCCCAATCGGTACACCAGTTGGGGGGCTACCGGGTCCAGGGCCGGGATGAGGCCGCCGCCGCCCGGGTGCTGGATGACGCCCAGGCCATTGCCGCCGCCGGGGCCAGCCTCCTGGTGCTGGAAGCCATTCCCGCACCCCTGGCGGAGCGTATCAGCGCTACCCTGACCATTCCCACCATCGGCATCGGCGCTTCCCCGGCCTGCGCTGGCCAGGTGCTGGTACTCCAGGACATGCTGGACGTGGCCCCGGGCAAAAAAGCCCGCTTCGTCCGCAATTTCATGGCGGGCCAGCCCTCCATCGGCGCTGCCGTGGCCGCCTATGTGCAGGCGGTGAAGGACGGCAGCTTCCCGGCGCCGGAACACTGTTATTGA
- a CDS encoding deoxynucleoside kinase, with protein MLERARHIVVEGPIGVGKTSLARRLAAHLEGELVLEQPELNPFLERFYQDRPRYALATQLCFLFQRLDQLRDLCQPDFFAKTVVADYLFDKDALFARLNLEDDEYALYRQIYQAQAPHIPAPDLVIYLQASPEQLVARVRRRGLERERKIGDDYLARLSQSYSRFFYDYNAAPVMVVNSDHLNFVERDDDFSLLLERLATLRSHREYFNRGV; from the coding sequence CTGCTGGAGCGGGCCCGCCATATTGTGGTGGAAGGCCCCATCGGGGTGGGCAAAACCTCCCTGGCCCGCCGCCTGGCGGCCCATCTGGAGGGGGAACTGGTGCTGGAACAGCCGGAACTCAATCCCTTCCTGGAACGTTTTTACCAGGATCGGCCCCGCTACGCCCTGGCCACCCAGCTGTGCTTTCTTTTCCAGCGCCTGGATCAGCTCCGGGACCTGTGCCAGCCGGATTTTTTTGCCAAGACCGTGGTGGCGGACTACCTGTTCGACAAGGACGCCCTCTTCGCCCGGCTCAATCTGGAGGACGACGAGTACGCCCTCTACCGGCAGATTTACCAGGCCCAGGCGCCCCATATTCCGGCTCCGGATCTGGTCATTTATCTCCAGGCCAGCCCGGAACAACTGGTGGCCCGGGTGCGCCGCCGAGGCCTGGAACGGGAAAGAAAAATCGGAGACGATTATCTGGCCCGCCTATCCCAAAGCTACAGCCGCTTCTTTTACGACTACAATGCGGCCCCGGTAATGGTCGTGAACTCGGACCACCTGAATTTCGTGGAACGGGACGACGACTTTTCCCTGTTGCTGGAACGGCTGGCGACCCTGCGCAGCCATCGGGAGTATTTCAATCGGGGAGTATGA
- a CDS encoding DMT family protein, which produces MWERLPVLWQTVLLLTASNIFMTFAWYAHLRNLADRPWWIAALASWAIALFEYLLQVPANRIGHTHLTLPQLKILQEAITLTVFLPFAVLYMGQPVKLDYLWAALCIFGAVFFIFRT; this is translated from the coding sequence ATGTGGGAACGCCTACCCGTCCTCTGGCAGACCGTGCTGCTCCTCACGGCCTCCAATATTTTCATGACCTTCGCCTGGTACGCCCACCTGCGCAACCTGGCGGACCGGCCCTGGTGGATCGCCGCCCTGGCCTCCTGGGCCATCGCCCTTTTTGAATACCTGCTCCAGGTGCCCGCCAACCGCATCGGCCACACCCACCTCACCCTGCCCCAGCTGAAAATTCTCCAGGAAGCCATCACCCTCACCGTATTTCTGCCCTTTGCCGTGCTCTACATGGGCCAGCCGGTGAAGCTGGACTACCTGTGGGCCGCCCTGTGCATTTTTGGCGCAGTCTTTTTCATTTTCCGCACCTAA
- the panD gene encoding aspartate 1-decarboxylase — protein MLKSKIHRVTTTHSELNYEGSCAIDEDLLDAANIREYEQIDIWNVNNGERFTTYAIKAERGSGVISVNGSAARKAAPGDILIIATFGIFNEVELAKLEPTLIYVDSQNRVVRKGHQVPTQAAA, from the coding sequence ATGCTCAAGTCCAAAATCCACCGGGTGACCACGACCCACTCGGAACTTAACTACGAAGGCTCCTGTGCCATCGACGAGGATTTGCTGGACGCCGCGAATATCCGCGAATACGAGCAGATCGACATCTGGAACGTGAATAACGGCGAACGCTTCACCACCTACGCCATCAAGGCGGAACGGGGATCGGGCGTCATTTCCGTGAACGGATCCGCCGCCCGCAAGGCCGCTCCTGGAGACATTCTCATCATCGCCACCTTCGGGATTTTTAACGAAGTGGAACTGGCCAAGCTGGAACCCACCCTGATTTACGTGGATTCCCAAAACCGGGTGGTGCGTAAGGGCCACCAGGTGCCGACCCAAGCCGCCGCCTAA